A genomic region of Paenibacillus sp. PL2-23 contains the following coding sequences:
- a CDS encoding GNAT family N-acetyltransferase has translation MYKAIEIIPMTELTEQQVQDLSTLLIDVVQDGASIGFLPPLSLEEAIPYWQHVLEAGTLLWTAYVDGKLAGTIQLQLASKRNALHRAEIAKLMVHPDFRRLGIARRLMQAAHERAEMERRTLIVLDTRAGDPSNLLYVALGYKEAGRIPRFAMSASGELETTIIYYKESHNKGV, from the coding sequence ATGTATAAAGCGATAGAAATCATACCAATGACCGAGCTTACGGAGCAGCAAGTACAAGACCTGTCTACACTGCTCATCGATGTCGTCCAGGACGGAGCCTCTATCGGCTTCCTGCCACCGCTTTCGTTGGAGGAGGCCATCCCATATTGGCAGCATGTGCTGGAGGCCGGCACACTGCTATGGACAGCTTATGTTGACGGCAAGCTAGCCGGAACGATACAGCTTCAGCTCGCCTCGAAGCGAAATGCCTTGCATCGCGCCGAAATCGCGAAGCTTATGGTTCACCCTGATTTCAGGCGATTAGGTATTGCCAGAAGGCTCATGCAAGCCGCTCATGAACGCGCTGAGATGGAGCGACGAACATTGATCGTGCTGGATACAAGAGCTGGGGATCCATCTAACTTGCTTTATGTAGCATTGGGGTACAAGGAGGCTGGAAGAATACCGCGATTCGCCATGTCAGCGTCTGGTGAGCTGGAAACAACCATCATCTATTACAAAGAATCGCATAATAAAGGGGTATAA